Proteins encoded in a region of the Schistocerca serialis cubense isolate TAMUIC-IGC-003099 chromosome 6, iqSchSeri2.2, whole genome shotgun sequence genome:
- the LOC126484593 gene encoding uncharacterized protein LOC126484593 isoform X1, whose translation MRGIESVSYFPSPARPRLQFVSCSFREYTAVDSHSTTMAVELQTPDKLEYNFYPVTSGSTQFKVKTPNDAHIALTTGPAESDPMYEIFIGGWGNTKSIIRKNRQKPDKVEVETPGILSGDEFRGFWIRWSAGSIACGKEGEAHPFMSWDDPEPFGIGYYGVCTGWGASGSWLLEDGSKVDTPDRLEYRFLAVCKGALEIEVKAPSNAHVALTTGPREADPMYELILGGWNNKESAIRLNRTKPDKVHLETPGLLHGGEFRRLTIQWDKGVIQAKKDGIVLIEWRDPAPFGISHYGVRTAWGATGHWKVRNSIPGSTGPQHIVAPRAAPQPGWSLPSAPSGGAATWVPARAGEVPPGAVPGGYDNEQLYVGRARHEGALIPGKVHPSHGVCYVAWGGQEHGKEEYEVLCGCEAAWVPAAQGQVPEGALPSGETEDGEPLFTGRAQHEGAMCVGKVQGSHTVCYIPYGGQEIAYPEYEVLVAK comes from the exons aacTCCAGACTCCGGATAAGTTGGAATACAACTTCTACCCAGTTACTTCTGGTTCAACACAGTTCAAGGTGAAAACTCCAAATGACGCACACATTGCCTTGACAACAGGACCAGCAGAAAGTGATCCTATGTATGAG atCTTCATTGGAGGATGGGGAAACACCAAGTCAATCATTCGTAAGAACAGGCAAAAGCCGGATAAGGTAGAAGTTGAAACACCAGGAATTCTCAGTGGTGACGAATTCAGAGGCTTTTGGATTCGCTGGTCAGCTGGATCAATTGCTTGTGGAAAGGAAGGTGAAGCCCACCCATTTATGTCATGGGATGATCCAGAACCTTTTGGTATTGGTTACTATGGAGTTTGTACGGGATGGGGTGCAAGTGGTTCATGGCTTCTAGAAG ATGGCTCGAAGGTAGATACACCTGACCGCCTGGAGTACAGATTCTTGGCGGTTTGTAAGGGTGCATTGGAGATAGAAGTTAAAGCTCCTTCAAATGCCCATGTTGCACTCACCACTGGACCTCGTGAGGCAGATCCAATGTATGAATTAATTCTGGGAGGCTGGAACAACAAAGAATCTGCTATCCGTCTCAACCGCACTAAGCCAGATAAG GTTCATCTAGAGACTCCTGGGCTGCTGCATGGTGGTGAATTTCGCCGGCTGACTATACAGTGGGACAAAGGTGTAATCCAGGCTAAGAAGGACGGCATCGTGCTGATAGAATGGCGTGATCCAGCGCCATTTGGTATCTCGCACTATGGTGTGCGAACAGCGTGGGGGGCAACTGGTCACTGGAAAGTGCGCAACTCAATTCCAGGGTCAACGGGACCCCAGCACATAGTTGCACCTCGTGCAG cTCCTCAACCTGGTTGGAGTCTTCCATCTGCTCCAAGTGGTGGTGCTGCAACTTGGGTACCTGCTAGGGCAGGTGAAGTGCCACCAGGGGCTGTTCCCGGTGGATATGACAATGAGCAGTTGTACGTTGGTCGTGCTCGTCATGAGGGTGCATTGATTCCTGGGAAAGTACATCCATCTCATGGAGTCTGCTACGTTGCCTGGGGAGGTCAAGAACATGGCAAAGAGGAATATGAA GTACTGTGTGGGTGTGAGGCTGCGTGGGTGCCAGCTGCCCAGGGCCAAGTTCCTGAGGGTGCCTTGCCTTCTGGAGAAACTGAAGATGGTGAGCCACTCTTTACAGGGAGAGCACAACATGAAGGAGCTATGTGTGTTGGAAAG GTCCAAGGAAGTCATACAGTCTGTTACATTCCGTATGGAGGTCAGGAGATAGCATACCCAGAATATGAAGTTCTCGTTGCCAAGTGA